From Glycine max cultivar Williams 82 chromosome 11, Glycine_max_v4.0, whole genome shotgun sequence, the proteins below share one genomic window:
- the LOC100794949 gene encoding uncharacterized protein LOC100794949: MNIMSTHQCSWPVRIQDHPDKGSINKAPFSRGSEFLNVGYHAQKYGHSARKCRPIFASSVSNSMDPSDSDDTDKKKPQNGEMGGVNSEMLRESLEKIVGEDDSTFSGFDLATLIRNKYGRSYDVQLIKKEFMGRNLLAMNVMWKYMEQRSFPLTEEEYILRLDDIANTLKCWGAVSHIRNSLEKSKERPRIGKAVSIFIDMDESGARSNEWIYK; this comes from the exons ATGAACATCATGTCTACCCACCAGTGTAGTTGGCCTGTGAGAATTCAGGATCATCCTGACAAAGGAAGTATTAACAAGGCTCCATTTTCCAGAGGATCGGAATTCCTTAATGTTGGATACCATGCTCAAAAATATGGCCATAGTGCCAGAAAATGTAGGCCCATTTTTGCCAGTTCAGTGAGCAACAGTATGGATCCTTCTGATTCAGATGACACTGATAAGAAAAAACCTCAGAATGGTGAAATGGGAGGA GTGAATAGTGAAATGCTTAGAGAGAGTCTCGAGAAAATAGTTGGAGAAGATGATTCCACGTTTAGTGGATTTGACCTTGCTACTCTTATCAGGAACAAATATGGGAGGTCTTATGATGTACAGTTGATAAAGAAG GAATTCATGGGAAGAAATCTCCTTGCGATGAATGTCATGTGGAAGTACATGGAGCAG AGATCTTTCCCATTGACCGAAGAAGAGTATATTTTGAGGCTTGATGATATTGCAAACACCTTAAAATGTTGGGGAGCTGTCTCACATATTCGGAACAGCCTAGAAAAGTCGAAGGAACGACCTCGGATAGGCAAG GCAGTAAGCATTTTTATAGATATGGATGAGTCGGGTGCTCGTTCCAACGAGTGGATCTACAAATAG
- the LOC100794424 gene encoding uncharacterized protein isoform X1 yields the protein MVAIMQQQQQHQQQQQNPSALVPPQLKNPQSSTTTTTATTTPLRSPSAQSPLSVVQPIRQPPPPSHPVVPVTTVEPGLTAVPTCPLVRVRLSDIAPYDGAPGGPYLRAMEALCGSLLRHNAALIELGNEDTALMRCGLEGARLFFRSRAHLGSGKGSRGVYMYRAGRALEDWDSSPPCMADIFRCMGKASRSALCAIARHLRLRSDVFNHLLDDAPLPANEVSSSVLVVTYSHASLQNGRGAIGGSKPTMNGEVEKGLLTLISSDTPGLQVCDPSGRWYLADSGFGPGDLLLITGKALSHATAGLCPAASYRASPDYFLSPNGGGRSSLAYRLMPQGNAILDCSPIAAAGHVIPQSYVRISVSQFMDDLAAEELIGSRCDNADAAAQHNVNKEPSLRSVLSDPLSGTFLEDAMLVSCGHSFGGLMLRRVIETSKCTLCNVEIETGSLIPNHALRAAAAAVKHEDDRRLFRNAALRKRRKEMGDQMDSMRRVNGENGDFTAADGLQRGVQYPFLVNEKVVIKGNRRTPEKFVGKEAVITSQCLNGWYLLKIIETGENVRLQYRSLRKLLNSPADQCPSQPIQNSSS from the exons ATGGTAGCGATCATgcaacagcagcagcagcatcaACAGCAACAGCAGAACCCCTCTGCACTGGTGCCACCTCAGCTCAAGAATCCCCAATCCTCCACCACAaccaccaccgccaccaccaCTCCCCTTAGGTCACCCTCCGCCCAGTCGCCGCTCTCCGTCGTCCAACCCATCCGGCAACCCCCACCCCCCTCTCATCCGGTGGTGCCGGTTACGACGGTGGAGCCCGGTCTGACGGCGGTGCCGACGTGTCCGCTGGTCAGAGTCCGGCTCTCGGACATTGCCCCCTATGACGGGGCACCAGGGGGACCCTATCTGAGAGCAATGGAGGCACTGTGTGGGTCTCTGTTGCGGCACAATGCTGCTTTGATCGAATTGGGGAACGAAGACACTGCTCTGATGCGATGCGGCTTGGAAGGTGCGAGGTTGTTCTTCAGAAGTAGGGCCCACCTTGGTTCTGGCAAGGGCAGCCGTGGGGTTTACATGTACAGAGCAGGAAG GGCTTTGGAGGATTGGGATTCTTCTCCCCCTTGCATGGCTGATATTTTCAGGTGCATGGGAAAGGCATCTCGATCCGCCTTGTGTGCCATTGCGAGGCATTTGCGTCTTAGAAGCGA TGTTTTTAACCATttgcttgatgatgctccattGCCTGCTAATGAGGTGTCTTCGTCGGTTCTTGTTGTGACCTACTCACATGCTTCTTTGCAAAATGGAAGGGGTGCCATTGGAGGCAGTAAGCCTACCATGAATGGTGAAGTTGAGAAGGGATTGTTGACGTTGATATCTTCTGACACTCCTGGTCTTCAG GTATGTGATCCCAGTGGTCGATGGTATCTGGCAGACAGTGGGTTTGGGCCTGGAGATCTTTTACTTATAACAGGCAAGGCACTTAGCCATGCTACTGCTGGCCTATGTCCTGCTGCATCATATAGAGCTTCTCCTGATTATTTTCTGAGTCCTAATGGTGGAGGAAG gtcttctcttgcatatagGCTCATGCCACAGGGCAATGCTATATTAGATTGTTCCCCAATTGCAGCAGCTGGCCATGTTATTCCCCAAAGCTATGTTCGAATATCTGTAAGCCAATTTATGGATGACCTTGCTGCCGAAGAACTGATAGGCAGCAGATGTGATAATGCTGAT GCTGCTGCTCAACACAATGTGAATAAGGAGCCATCATTAAGAAGTGTTCTATCAGATCCTTTATC TGGCACATTCCTTGAAGATGCCATGCTTGTCTCATGTGGACATTCTTTTGGTGGTCTCATGCTGAGGAGAGTCATTGAAACG TCAAAATGTACTCTCTGCAATGTGGAAATTGAAACTGGTTCTTTGATCCCTAATCATG CTCTTAGAGCTGCAGCAGCTGCTGTCAAGCATGAGGATGATCGGAGGTTATTTCGTAATGCCGCTCTCCGAAAGCGGCGGAAAGAAATGGGTGACCAAATGGATTCAATGAGAAGAGTGAATGGG GAAAATGGAGATTTTACTGCTGCCGATGGACTTCAGCGGGGAGTACAATATCCATTTTTGGTAAATGAGAAAGTTGTTATTAAG GGCAACAGGAGAACACCAGAAAAATTTGTTGGGAAAGAAGCTGTGATTACATCTCAGTGTCTCAATGGCTG GTATTTGCTCAAGATTATTGAAACTGGAGAGAATGTCCGCCTGCAGTACCGTTCTCTTAGGAAGCTCTTAAACTCACCAGCGGACCAGTGCCCCTCCCAGCCAATTCAAAATAGCAGCTCTTAA
- the LOC100794424 gene encoding uncharacterized protein isoform X2 produces the protein MVAIMQQQQQHQQQQQNPSALVPPQLKNPQSSTTTTTATTTPLRSPSAQSPLSVVQPIRQPPPPSHPVVPVTTVEPGLTAVPTCPLVRVRLSDIAPYDGAPGGPYLRAMEALCGSLLRHNAALIELGNEDTALMRCGLEGARLFFRSRAHLGSGKGSRGVYMYRAGSVFNHLLDDAPLPANEVSSSVLVVTYSHASLQNGRGAIGGSKPTMNGEVEKGLLTLISSDTPGLQVCDPSGRWYLADSGFGPGDLLLITGKALSHATAGLCPAASYRASPDYFLSPNGGGRSSLAYRLMPQGNAILDCSPIAAAGHVIPQSYVRISVSQFMDDLAAEELIGSRCDNADAAAQHNVNKEPSLRSVLSDPLSGTFLEDAMLVSCGHSFGGLMLRRVIETSKCTLCNVEIETGSLIPNHALRAAAAAVKHEDDRRLFRNAALRKRRKEMGDQMDSMRRVNGENGDFTAADGLQRGVQYPFLVNEKVVIKGNRRTPEKFVGKEAVITSQCLNGWYLLKIIETGENVRLQYRSLRKLLNSPADQCPSQPIQNSSS, from the exons ATGGTAGCGATCATgcaacagcagcagcagcatcaACAGCAACAGCAGAACCCCTCTGCACTGGTGCCACCTCAGCTCAAGAATCCCCAATCCTCCACCACAaccaccaccgccaccaccaCTCCCCTTAGGTCACCCTCCGCCCAGTCGCCGCTCTCCGTCGTCCAACCCATCCGGCAACCCCCACCCCCCTCTCATCCGGTGGTGCCGGTTACGACGGTGGAGCCCGGTCTGACGGCGGTGCCGACGTGTCCGCTGGTCAGAGTCCGGCTCTCGGACATTGCCCCCTATGACGGGGCACCAGGGGGACCCTATCTGAGAGCAATGGAGGCACTGTGTGGGTCTCTGTTGCGGCACAATGCTGCTTTGATCGAATTGGGGAACGAAGACACTGCTCTGATGCGATGCGGCTTGGAAGGTGCGAGGTTGTTCTTCAGAAGTAGGGCCCACCTTGGTTCTGGCAAGGGCAGCCGTGGGGTTTACATGTACAGAGCAGGAAG TGTTTTTAACCATttgcttgatgatgctccattGCCTGCTAATGAGGTGTCTTCGTCGGTTCTTGTTGTGACCTACTCACATGCTTCTTTGCAAAATGGAAGGGGTGCCATTGGAGGCAGTAAGCCTACCATGAATGGTGAAGTTGAGAAGGGATTGTTGACGTTGATATCTTCTGACACTCCTGGTCTTCAG GTATGTGATCCCAGTGGTCGATGGTATCTGGCAGACAGTGGGTTTGGGCCTGGAGATCTTTTACTTATAACAGGCAAGGCACTTAGCCATGCTACTGCTGGCCTATGTCCTGCTGCATCATATAGAGCTTCTCCTGATTATTTTCTGAGTCCTAATGGTGGAGGAAG gtcttctcttgcatatagGCTCATGCCACAGGGCAATGCTATATTAGATTGTTCCCCAATTGCAGCAGCTGGCCATGTTATTCCCCAAAGCTATGTTCGAATATCTGTAAGCCAATTTATGGATGACCTTGCTGCCGAAGAACTGATAGGCAGCAGATGTGATAATGCTGAT GCTGCTGCTCAACACAATGTGAATAAGGAGCCATCATTAAGAAGTGTTCTATCAGATCCTTTATC TGGCACATTCCTTGAAGATGCCATGCTTGTCTCATGTGGACATTCTTTTGGTGGTCTCATGCTGAGGAGAGTCATTGAAACG TCAAAATGTACTCTCTGCAATGTGGAAATTGAAACTGGTTCTTTGATCCCTAATCATG CTCTTAGAGCTGCAGCAGCTGCTGTCAAGCATGAGGATGATCGGAGGTTATTTCGTAATGCCGCTCTCCGAAAGCGGCGGAAAGAAATGGGTGACCAAATGGATTCAATGAGAAGAGTGAATGGG GAAAATGGAGATTTTACTGCTGCCGATGGACTTCAGCGGGGAGTACAATATCCATTTTTGGTAAATGAGAAAGTTGTTATTAAG GGCAACAGGAGAACACCAGAAAAATTTGTTGGGAAAGAAGCTGTGATTACATCTCAGTGTCTCAATGGCTG GTATTTGCTCAAGATTATTGAAACTGGAGAGAATGTCCGCCTGCAGTACCGTTCTCTTAGGAAGCTCTTAAACTCACCAGCGGACCAGTGCCCCTCCCAGCCAATTCAAAATAGCAGCTCTTAA